Proteins from one Mus caroli chromosome 3, CAROLI_EIJ_v1.1, whole genome shotgun sequence genomic window:
- the LOC110291578 gene encoding Fc receptor-like protein 1 isoform X1 — translation MLPWLLLLICGATQFSVNNTAFSLQLDEMLSLPCEPAGISDVSLKTRPPGGWVMEGDKLVLICSVDRVTGNITYFWYRGALGFHLETKTQPALTAEFEISDMKQSDADQYYCAANDGHDPIPSELVSVHVRVPVSRPVLTFGDSGTQAVLGDLVELHCKAPRGSPPIFYQFYHESIILGNSSAPSGGGASFNFSLTAEHSGNFSCEASNGQGAQRSEVVALNLTGLSLVPTENGISHLSLGLTGWLLGCLGPITMALIFCYWLKRKIGRQSEDPLRNPPQTVLQGSTYPQTPGPRQPEPLYENVNVVSGDEVYSLVYHTPQVLEPAAAQHVRTHGASESFQVSSGLYSKPRIDIAYMDYEEAM, via the exons ATGCTACCTTGGCTCCTGCTGTTGATCTGTG GTGCTACACAGTTTTCTGTTAACAACACAGCTTTCTCTTTACAACTAGATGAAATGCTGT CTCTACCGTGTGAACCTGCTG GAATCTCTGATGTGAGCTTGAAGACACGGCCCCCGGGAGGATGGGTGATGGAGGGAGACAAGCTGGTCCTCATCTGCTCGGTTGATAGAGTCACTGGGAATATAACTTACTTCTGGTACAGAGGGGCCCTGGGTTTCCATCTGGAAACAAAGACACAGCCTGCACTAACAGCAGAGTTTGAGATCAGTGACATGAAGCAGAGCGATGCTGATCAATATTACTGTGCGGCTAACGATGGCCACGACCCTATCCCCAGTGAGCTGGTGAGCGTCCACGTCAGAG TTCCAGTGTCTCGCCCTGTCCTTACGTTTGGGGACTCTGGAACCCAGGCTGTGCTAGGGGACCTGGTGGAGCTTCACTGTAAGGCCCCGAGAGGCTCACCCCCAATCTTCTACCAGTTTTATCATGAGAGCATCATCCTGGGGAACAGTTCTGCACCCTCTGGAGGAGGAGCATCCTTCAACTTCTCCCTGACTGCAGAACATTCTGGAAACTTCTCCTGTGAGGCCAGCAATGGCCAGGGTGCCCAACGAAGCGAGGTGGTGGCTCTCAACTTAACAG GTCTCTCCTTAGTGCCTACTGAGAATGGAATCAGCCATCTCTCCTTAGGACTCACTGGGTGGCTGCTTGGCTGTCTTGGCCCCATCACCATGGCCTTAATATTTTGCTACTGGCTCAAGAGAAAAATAG GAAGACAGTCAGAGGATCCACTCAG GAACCCTCCTCAGACTGTGCTCCAAGGATCCACCTACCCCCAAACCCCCGGCCCAAGGCAGCCAGAGCCCCTGTATGAGAACG TGAACGTTGTAAGTGGCGATGAAGTGTACTCTCTAGTGTACCACACCCCACAGGTGCTGGAACCAGCAGCAG CTCAGCATGTGAGGACACACGGAGCAAGTGA atCCTTTCAGGTCTCCTCTGGACTCTATTCTAAGCCAAGGATAGACATTGCATATATGGACTATGAAGAAGCCATGTAG
- the LOC110291578 gene encoding Fc receptor-like protein 1 isoform X2, translated as MLPWLLLLICALPCEPAGISDVSLKTRPPGGWVMEGDKLVLICSVDRVTGNITYFWYRGALGFHLETKTQPALTAEFEISDMKQSDADQYYCAANDGHDPIPSELVSVHVRVPVSRPVLTFGDSGTQAVLGDLVELHCKAPRGSPPIFYQFYHESIILGNSSAPSGGGASFNFSLTAEHSGNFSCEASNGQGAQRSEVVALNLTGLSLVPTENGISHLSLGLTGWLLGCLGPITMALIFCYWLKRKIGRQSEDPLRNPPQTVLQGSTYPQTPGPRQPEPLYENVNVVSGDEVYSLVYHTPQVLEPAAAQHVRTHGASESFQVSSGLYSKPRIDIAYMDYEEAM; from the exons ATGCTACCTTGGCTCCTGCTGTTGATCTGTG CTCTACCGTGTGAACCTGCTG GAATCTCTGATGTGAGCTTGAAGACACGGCCCCCGGGAGGATGGGTGATGGAGGGAGACAAGCTGGTCCTCATCTGCTCGGTTGATAGAGTCACTGGGAATATAACTTACTTCTGGTACAGAGGGGCCCTGGGTTTCCATCTGGAAACAAAGACACAGCCTGCACTAACAGCAGAGTTTGAGATCAGTGACATGAAGCAGAGCGATGCTGATCAATATTACTGTGCGGCTAACGATGGCCACGACCCTATCCCCAGTGAGCTGGTGAGCGTCCACGTCAGAG TTCCAGTGTCTCGCCCTGTCCTTACGTTTGGGGACTCTGGAACCCAGGCTGTGCTAGGGGACCTGGTGGAGCTTCACTGTAAGGCCCCGAGAGGCTCACCCCCAATCTTCTACCAGTTTTATCATGAGAGCATCATCCTGGGGAACAGTTCTGCACCCTCTGGAGGAGGAGCATCCTTCAACTTCTCCCTGACTGCAGAACATTCTGGAAACTTCTCCTGTGAGGCCAGCAATGGCCAGGGTGCCCAACGAAGCGAGGTGGTGGCTCTCAACTTAACAG GTCTCTCCTTAGTGCCTACTGAGAATGGAATCAGCCATCTCTCCTTAGGACTCACTGGGTGGCTGCTTGGCTGTCTTGGCCCCATCACCATGGCCTTAATATTTTGCTACTGGCTCAAGAGAAAAATAG GAAGACAGTCAGAGGATCCACTCAG GAACCCTCCTCAGACTGTGCTCCAAGGATCCACCTACCCCCAAACCCCCGGCCCAAGGCAGCCAGAGCCCCTGTATGAGAACG TGAACGTTGTAAGTGGCGATGAAGTGTACTCTCTAGTGTACCACACCCCACAGGTGCTGGAACCAGCAGCAG CTCAGCATGTGAGGACACACGGAGCAAGTGA atCCTTTCAGGTCTCCTCTGGACTCTATTCTAAGCCAAGGATAGACATTGCATATATGGACTATGAAGAAGCCATGTAG
- the LOC110291578 gene encoding Fc receptor-like protein 1 isoform X3, with the protein MLPWLLLLICALPCEPAGISDVSLKTRPPGGWVMEGDKLVLICSVDRVTGNITYFWYRGALGFHLETKTQPALTAEFEISDMKQSDADQYYCAANDGHDPIPSELVSVHVRVPVSRPVLTFGDSGTQAVLGDLVELHCKAPRGSPPIFYQFYHESIILGNSSAPSGGGASFNFSLTAEHSGNFSCEASNGQGAQRSEVVALNLTGLSLVPTENGISHLSLGLTGWLLGCLGPITMALIFCYWLKRKIGRQSEDPLRNPPQTVLQGSTYPQTPGPRQPEPLYENVNVVSGDEVYSLVYHTPQVLEPAAAQHVRTHGASEVQGGIA; encoded by the exons ATGCTACCTTGGCTCCTGCTGTTGATCTGTG CTCTACCGTGTGAACCTGCTG GAATCTCTGATGTGAGCTTGAAGACACGGCCCCCGGGAGGATGGGTGATGGAGGGAGACAAGCTGGTCCTCATCTGCTCGGTTGATAGAGTCACTGGGAATATAACTTACTTCTGGTACAGAGGGGCCCTGGGTTTCCATCTGGAAACAAAGACACAGCCTGCACTAACAGCAGAGTTTGAGATCAGTGACATGAAGCAGAGCGATGCTGATCAATATTACTGTGCGGCTAACGATGGCCACGACCCTATCCCCAGTGAGCTGGTGAGCGTCCACGTCAGAG TTCCAGTGTCTCGCCCTGTCCTTACGTTTGGGGACTCTGGAACCCAGGCTGTGCTAGGGGACCTGGTGGAGCTTCACTGTAAGGCCCCGAGAGGCTCACCCCCAATCTTCTACCAGTTTTATCATGAGAGCATCATCCTGGGGAACAGTTCTGCACCCTCTGGAGGAGGAGCATCCTTCAACTTCTCCCTGACTGCAGAACATTCTGGAAACTTCTCCTGTGAGGCCAGCAATGGCCAGGGTGCCCAACGAAGCGAGGTGGTGGCTCTCAACTTAACAG GTCTCTCCTTAGTGCCTACTGAGAATGGAATCAGCCATCTCTCCTTAGGACTCACTGGGTGGCTGCTTGGCTGTCTTGGCCCCATCACCATGGCCTTAATATTTTGCTACTGGCTCAAGAGAAAAATAG GAAGACAGTCAGAGGATCCACTCAG GAACCCTCCTCAGACTGTGCTCCAAGGATCCACCTACCCCCAAACCCCCGGCCCAAGGCAGCCAGAGCCCCTGTATGAGAACG TGAACGTTGTAAGTGGCGATGAAGTGTACTCTCTAGTGTACCACACCCCACAGGTGCTGGAACCAGCAGCAG CTCAGCATGTGAGGACACACGGAGCAAGTGAG GTCCAGGGAGGGATAGCCTGA
- the LOC110291578 gene encoding Fc receptor-like protein 1 isoform X4 — protein MLPWLLLLICALPCEPAGISDVSLKTRPPGGWVMEGDKLVLICSVDRVTGNITYFWYRGALGFHLETKTQPALTAEFEISDMKQSDADQYYCAANDGHDPIPSELVSVHVRVPVSRPVLTFGDSGTQAVLGDLVELHCKAPRGSPPIFYQFYHESIILGNSSAPSGGGASFNFSLTAEHSGNFSCEASNGQGAQRSEVVALNLTGRQSEDPLRNPPQTVLQGSTYPQTPGPRQPEPLYENVNVVSGDEVYSLVYHTPQVLEPAAAQHVRTHGASESFQVSSGLYSKPRIDIAYMDYEEAM, from the exons ATGCTACCTTGGCTCCTGCTGTTGATCTGTG CTCTACCGTGTGAACCTGCTG GAATCTCTGATGTGAGCTTGAAGACACGGCCCCCGGGAGGATGGGTGATGGAGGGAGACAAGCTGGTCCTCATCTGCTCGGTTGATAGAGTCACTGGGAATATAACTTACTTCTGGTACAGAGGGGCCCTGGGTTTCCATCTGGAAACAAAGACACAGCCTGCACTAACAGCAGAGTTTGAGATCAGTGACATGAAGCAGAGCGATGCTGATCAATATTACTGTGCGGCTAACGATGGCCACGACCCTATCCCCAGTGAGCTGGTGAGCGTCCACGTCAGAG TTCCAGTGTCTCGCCCTGTCCTTACGTTTGGGGACTCTGGAACCCAGGCTGTGCTAGGGGACCTGGTGGAGCTTCACTGTAAGGCCCCGAGAGGCTCACCCCCAATCTTCTACCAGTTTTATCATGAGAGCATCATCCTGGGGAACAGTTCTGCACCCTCTGGAGGAGGAGCATCCTTCAACTTCTCCCTGACTGCAGAACATTCTGGAAACTTCTCCTGTGAGGCCAGCAATGGCCAGGGTGCCCAACGAAGCGAGGTGGTGGCTCTCAACTTAACAG GAAGACAGTCAGAGGATCCACTCAG GAACCCTCCTCAGACTGTGCTCCAAGGATCCACCTACCCCCAAACCCCCGGCCCAAGGCAGCCAGAGCCCCTGTATGAGAACG TGAACGTTGTAAGTGGCGATGAAGTGTACTCTCTAGTGTACCACACCCCACAGGTGCTGGAACCAGCAGCAG CTCAGCATGTGAGGACACACGGAGCAAGTGA atCCTTTCAGGTCTCCTCTGGACTCTATTCTAAGCCAAGGATAGACATTGCATATATGGACTATGAAGAAGCCATGTAG